The DNA window TAAAGTCTAATACTGGTGCAAACATGTTTACTGTCAGTCTATTCACCTTCCCAACAACTCtcatcatccatccatgcaGAAGAAAAGCGCCCCctcagtaggtttttttttgtggtgcgTTTTGATCAAACATTATTAAGCACTATATGTCTAGatcaaaaagtcacatttggtCTTCTGGTCTCATATGATCAAAGCATTTTCTTTGCTGAGACCTCATCACGGTTTGTGGTAAACTGCTGTCAGCGTAAAAAAGgctcaataaaaatacaatcggcactttttagattattggttgcaaaaaaacaaaatgtcaaaacccGTTTATCAATTCCCCGTCCATTGAACCGTTATGCCCCACTGTGTGTTGGCCTAacccataaaatcccaacaaaaacactttttttggaCTGCAGtgtgacaaaacgtgaaaacGTTTAAGCCTTCCGAATAGCTCTTCTGAAAAGTGCAACAATCCCTCTGAAATATGTGATTCTcgtgctaaaaacaaaaacaaactcctcATTCCCACTCTCAGTCATCTCCATATCTGTTTCCCTCAGCTGGCCGTGTAGTCTGGTGCTCCACAgagcttgggaaaaaaaattactcagaTTACCTCAAATCTTATCAAAACCGACTTTCACATTCATGAGGAAAACGTGCTTAATCATAACCTCACACAAGCTGTTAGAAAGCTGCTGCCATACGCACTCTGCGGCCTCCCACACCAGCCCTCATATGATGACTGTAAATTGTAACCATGTTAGGGATATCCATGAAATCAGCTTGTCTTTGTAATCTGTCTGCTTCAACCTGGAAGTGGCCCCTTGGAGTAATTGTGCAGACCTCGAGAAAAATGGCCTGTACAATGGGCTGAGGGGGGTTTAATGCTGATGCTGTTATCTtctgatccatccatccatccatccagattAGACTTAATTCACCGGTGAATATTTCCAGGAGAGACCAGTGTCTCCCTGCCTCCTCCATACTaatgactgctgctgctggacatcGTTAGGCGGGAGACGCTGCTTCCGTGAACGGCTTGGCTTGGCCAGACCTGAATGTGCAGCACGAGCCCTCGCCGCCCCCTATTCCGGAAACGGTGGTTCGGGGAGGCCTCGTCGTTCCTCAGACACAAAGATCCTCTTCACAGCCTTCTCTATCCCGTCCATTGTGAGAGGCCGGCTTTGAGGCTCTCGGCTCCTGAGCCCGCCTCGGAGTCTAAATGCATCTCCTGTCACTGGGCTGGTCCCAGTGCCAGTTCAGCTGCTGGAAGCACTCAGGTGTTCAgttcacaacaacaacaaaaaaacaagtttacacCTCCACCaaaaagagcgagagagagatAAACATAAGTATTGTCCTTGTTTTTGATTGTCAGGCAGCTTTCGTCATGACAGAGTTGAATAAGAACTACCAAGTTGTTGTCACTTCATGTTATTTACGTTTATCCAGTCGCTTTCAGGAAGGCAGTTTCTTCTGAGCTGCTGTTATTTGTTGGGCCACTAGGGAGCAGCAACacgctgcaaaaaaaaaaagaaaaaagaaaaaagaaaaggcacaCCCTCCTCTCTGACCTCACACCAGTATTGGAGTCTTGTGGTTTACATTACACATTTTGctcatctgaaaacaaaaaacattcctgtATAAAGGAATAGGTGGAAAAAATGACAAGAAGCAGGAAACAATCAAAAATTGTCACAGAGCTTAAGAGATGTATCATCTTTCTTCTGATCCTCGTCTTCGGGAAACTATTTGCACCCTTTaaattgtttcacatttttccactttacaaccacaaaagcCAACATTGGGATCTTGTGCGATGGACCAACATAGAAGTAGTAGTTGTGTACCTgtgatgtggaagaaaaaaaaaaacgttttcaaatAGTTTTCCCCGAGCAGGCAATGCTTTGCAGAACCATTAACTCCAACCTCAAGGTTATTTGGGCTACCTGTCAAATATAGACATATCGAAAGATCCACATTTTTGCCTATGAATCTTTTACTAATGGGAAAGGACAGGATGATGCCTGTGAATATGATGAGGCCACAGCTGTGTTTCACTGTCTTCGCTATGTTTGATGGCGTCTCTTAGGGTGATCATTTCAGGATCAGTCATTTCAGTGTCTCTAAACCACACCAAACGATGTGCTGACATTTCATTATTGATATAATCAATTAATACAATTAATATGATAATCTGTTAAGTGCTTAGAGATGCGAACGCTGATGTATAATTGTGCCACGGTGGAATGATGATTCTGAAGATCACATTGAAAGATTCAGAGAAAGTCTGgttgtttggaagaaaaaaatactgaaataaataaattgcagtgTGCATTGATCATTTAAACTAACAATAGCTTCTCTAATGTCTGATTCGAAGGTGAAGCCGAAGTAATCCTCTGGATAGGACTCCTTGTGCACAAATTAAGGactactgccatctgctggcCAAATTGTATATTTACAGCAGCAGAATCGATTGCTAAATGACTGTCTTTTCTTTGTGAAGGGATTATTTAATGATTACAGGAATCCACGTTACTAAAGCAGGCTGGTATCTGTTACAATAACACGCAAAGCACAGTCCATCAAATTATTCCTTTGTACATTCAAAACTTGATAGAGGAAGAACAAGATTGAACCAATGTCattctttgtttaaattaaatccatGTAATCCATCGATGGGACGTTAAAATAATACTTTCAGATGCAGCATAGTTTACATTTAACCTGATAATAAACATTGATTCCAAACCAAACTTTTTTCCATCAAATTAATGAAAGACATTCTTTAGTTCCAAATAAATAATGCTGCTAAAGGTTGGTTAGTTTTATAATAGGAGCGTATCTGGGGTATTAGAAGAAAACAAGATCGACAATTTGAACTAAGTTGTTtataagaaaaatgtaacaaaggcTCATctacttaaaagtttttttttatcttttaatctGCAAATAACTACAGGCAATTGAATTTAAGCTTGCAGTAGACTTTCTCAAATCAGATGTCAGCATTGTCTcttaaaagtgtgaaaatgaatATTACTGAATGATAATGAATtggtatttttataacaaatttaacttttaatgaTATACATTTAGCACATATTTAAGATGATGATtatgattcagtttttttggtACACCATTGCTGTCTAAAATATCAACCTTTGAGCTGTTTTGGTATTATTTTCATGATATCTGCTCATTTTCATCCTTTGATTAAAGCTCTTGTTTTCAGAGAAGTTACAAAGAGTcaaaagaagaaagatttttattaaaaagtgcaTAGCATTACATATATTCTGTGGCACAGTAAAGATTTTTAATAGGAAAAATTATTACTAAAACTGGGTGTTTCTCCTAAAAAGAAAGGACAGAAACTGGTCAGAGCTGCAGGATTTTCTGTGATGGACTGCTGatctgttcagaaaaaaaaaagcatcgtCACAGTATGTTCTCTCATGTTTTCACAAAGATAAATTGTACTATAAAAGTGCATTGGCTGTAATAAAATGAACTGGAAAtgtcttaaatgtatttttccaagACAATTTATTATAAACATATTCTCGGTTACAATGTTTCGataccaaaaaacatgaaactaatCAACATAATTCAAACATAAGGGTGTCGGCCTTGATTTGTGTGTCTCATGAGGCGTAGCGTTGTCTCCCAAGCAAAGTCAGTTTCCCGTCTTACATTTTGCCTGAACGGACTTCTTGCGCTGATGCAGGAGCGGCTGAGCCGGGGGCAGAGGACTGCGGCCCTGGTAGGACTTGTTCCCTGACAGCGACAGCACGTGATCTCTCCCCAGTGAACTTTGACCCTTCGGGGAGCTCTTCGATTTGCCGTGCGAGCCACTGATGATGATGGGAGCAGACGTCTTGGGAATGAGGGTGGTGGTCAGGGTCCTGGTCAGCACCTTTCCTCGCCTGGAAGCCAGCGATGGCGCTGCAGATGCCCTCCGCTTTGTCTCGGCGTCGGCGCCCTCTTGCTGCAGTTTGGAGCGTGTCGGCCGGAGACCACCAGGTGGACCGCTTGTCATCTTACACTCCAGGTCTTTCAGGGTCTGATCCGTGTAGGCCCGCGTTTCATTACGCACTGCAGATATCTGAGCTTCAAACTCATCTCTTAGCAGATTCTTACTAGCTTCCAGTTTTTCCTCAAACATTTTACTCAACGTCTCCAACCTTAAATCTGTTTCCTCTTTGCAGTCAATTTTTACAGCCTCAgctcctttttcttcctctgcatcCACACCATTGCCACCAGACTGGCTGTTTGTCTGCTCGGTCGCTGTTTCTATGTCTTTGATTTTCGACACCAGCTCCAGTATGC is part of the Poecilia reticulata strain Guanapo linkage group LG9, Guppy_female_1.0+MT, whole genome shotgun sequence genome and encodes:
- the LOC103470604 gene encoding uncharacterized protein LOC103470604 produces the protein MSDAASEMVPEKGIAKVEQQDGAAGQDEHVSSNNLQEEGEEGSGVTEKEAQAKMMSVFEQVRYQIRSQGGLKAPKSSILELVSKIKDIETATEQTNSQSGGNGVDAEEEKGAEAVKIDCKEETDLRLETLSKMFEEKLEASKNLLRDEFEAQISAVRNETRAYTDQTLKDLECKMTSGPPGGLRPTRSKLQQEGADAETKRRASAAPSLASRRGKVLTRTLTTTLIPKTSAPIIISGSHGKSKSSPKGQSSLGRDHVLSLSGNKSYQGRSPLPPAQPLLHQRKKSVQAKCKTGN